In Tachysurus fulvidraco isolate hzauxx_2018 chromosome 11, HZAU_PFXX_2.0, whole genome shotgun sequence, one DNA window encodes the following:
- the LOC113643457 gene encoding olfactory receptor 52K1-like, whose translation MLVTTKNISFTTFTFNGFLDLGEWRPFLSIPYLLMFLLSTISNSILIYLIISQRALHSPMCILIGLMAVVDLCLPIFFVPNMLLNFLFNWNGISLLGCLVQMFFIHVVGTFQSTILLWMALDRFFAICRPLYYNTYMSMNNCLKFILFPVIRNVLLIMIIVSWAGKLSYCVTNEIDHCFCEHMALVQLACGDISINNILGLSCIFLVTTSDFFLIVVSYLIILCYVIKTGKGSVKAINTCITHIIVMTVTATFALIAFMSYRIRNNFSPSNRVFLSTMYLLFPSCFNPIIYGVRNKEIREQFLKFMYQLVS comes from the coding sequence ATGTTGgttacaacaaaaaatatttcatttacaacTTTTACATTCAATGGATTTCTTGATTTGGGAGAATGGCGGCCCTTTCTTTCCATTCCTTATCTCCTTATGTTTTTATTGTCTACAATTTCAAACTCTattcttatatatttaattatttctcaGAGGGCTTTGCATTCTCCTATGTGTATACTAATTGGTCTTATGGCAGTTGTAGACCTGTGTTTACCAATATTTTTTGTTCCAAATATGTTGCTTAATTTCTTATTCAACTGGAATGGAATTTCCCTTTTGGGCTGTTTAGTGcaaatgtttttcattcatgTTGTTGGCACATTTCAGTCTACTATACTGCTCTGGATGGCTCTGGATCGTTTCTTTGCTATATGCCGACCTCTTTATTACAACACATACATGTCAATGAACAACTGTCTGaagtttattctttttccaGTTATCAGAAATGTACTCTTAATTATGATAATAGTATCTTGGGCTGGAAAATTATCTTACTGTGTGACAAATGAGATAGATCACTGTTTTTGTGAACACATGGCATTAGTTCAATTGGCTTGTGGAGATATTTCCATTAACAACATATTGGGGCTTTCATGCATTTTCCTCGTAACAACAtctgatttctttttaatcGTAGTATCGTATTTAATAATACTGTGCTATGTTATAAAAACTGGCAAAGGTAGTGTAAAGGCTATTAACACTTGTATAACACATATAATTGTTATGACAGTTACTGCTACCTTTGCCTTAATTGCATTTATGTCATACAGAATCCGAAATAACTTTTCTCCCTCCAACCGTGTGTTTCTGAGCACAATGTACTTGCTTTTTCCAAGTTGTTTCAACCCAATTATATATGGAGTACGaaacaaagaaataagagaACAATTTTTGAAATTCATGTACCAACTTGTATCTTAA
- the LOC113641869 gene encoding olfactory receptor 52K1-like, whose translation MQDFSPPNISYTTFKLNSFLALGGWRPILSIPYFLMFLLSTISNSIIIYLVVSQKSLHAPMYVLIGFMSVVDLCWPIFFVPNLLLNFLFDWNGISLVNCLIQMFCIQILGGFQSTTLVWMALDRFFAICRPLYYHKYMELHSFLKFIIVPLTRNFFLNIIMISLAGKLNFCSTNEIDHCFCEHMGLVQLACGDTSINNLIGLLSAFLIPTADFLFITASYIIIFASVMKSGKAHLKAINTCITHIIVMTVNLAFALIAFMSYRIRNNFDPNIRVFLSTMYILFPSCFNPIIYGIRTTEIRKQFLKLLNNLKVLPQ comes from the coding sequence ATGCAAGATTTCTCACCACCAAATATTTCATACACAACTTTTAAGCTAAATAGCTTTCTGGCCTTGGGAGGATGGAGACCTATATTATCAATACCATATTTCCTCATGTTTTTATTGTCTACTATATCAAACTCTATCATAATTTATTTAGTTGTATCTCAGAAGAGTTTACACGCTCCAATGTATGTTTTAATAGGTTTTATGAGTGTTGTAGACTTGTGCTGGCCAATATTTTTTGTGCCAAATTTGTTGCTTAACTTTTTATTTGACTGGAATGGAATTTCTCTAGTGAACTgtttaatacaaatgttttgCATTCAGATTCTTGGTGGATTCCAGTCTACTACACTGGTGTGGATGGCACTAGATCGGTTCTTTGCAATATGCAGACCACTTTACTATCACAAATACATGGAACTACATAGCTTTCTGAAGTTTATTATTGTGCCACTTaccaggaatttttttttaaacattataatgATCTCTTTGGCTGGAAAATTGAATTTCTGTTCAACAAATGAGATAGATCACTGTTTTTGTGAACATATGGGATTGGTTCAACTGGCATGTGGAGATACATCTATCAACAACCTAATTGGCCTTTTATCTGCTTTTCTTATACCAactgcagattttctttttattactgcATCATATATAATAATCTTTGCTTCTGTCATGAAATCAGGAAAAGCCCACTTGAAGGCAATCAATACCTGTATTACACATATTATTGTCATGACAGTCAATCTAGCATTTGCCTTGATTGCTTTTATGTCATACAGAATAAGAAATAATTTTGATCCCAATATCCGTGTCTTTCTGAGTACTATGTATATACTATTCCCAAGCTGTTTCAATCCAATTATTTATGGAATAAGAacaactgaaataagaaaacagTTTTTGAAATTGCTGAACAATCTGAAAGTCTTACCACAGTAA
- the or55e1 gene encoding olfactory receptor 51E2, whose protein sequence is MTENFQGANFTHTNFIFVGFPETFKYRHVLFLPFLLSYLLVLVGNTLILFVIKNTNTLHSPMYLLVSALAVVDIIVPTAIVPVMLLSFLFDLNEITLVGCLTQMFFIHFFSSVESTILLAMALDRYVAICNPLRYTTIMNSSMFVKLLIFTLIRSGTMMCTLIGLAASLSFCGSNIIHHCYCDHMALVSLACSSTARNAAVGIAVIVCFVGIDISVIFVSYVKILFVVLRAAAGEQRSKAIHTCSNHLIVMMCFYFIGSVTFLSRNLQIPIPVDVNTFLGVTYILFPACINPIIYGVRTKEIKIALIKIFKLHVNRIFTVKVSTVKL, encoded by the coding sequence ATGACTGAGAATTTCCAAGGAgcaaactttacacacacaaactttatttttgttgGATTCCCAGAGACTTTTAAATACAGACACGTGCTTTTCCTGCCATTTCTTCTCAGTTACCTTTTAGTTCTTGTTGGAAATACGTTAATACTTTTTGtaatcaaaaacacaaatacacttcACAGTCCAATGTATTTACTTGTGTCTGCCTTAGCAGTGGTTGACATCATTGTACCTACTGCCATTGTTCCTGTAATGCTTTTGAGCTTTCTCTTTGACCTAAATGAAATAACTTTGGTTGGATGTTTAacacaaatgtttttcattcatttcttttcctcaGTAGAGTCTACTATACTTCTAGCAATGGCTCTGGATCGTTATGTAGCAATCTGTAATCCACTTCGTTACACAACAATTATGAACTCCTCTATGTTTGTAAAACTgcttatttttactttaatcaGGAGTGGAACAATGATGTGCACGTTGATTGGTTTGGCTGCATCTTTGTCTTTTTGTGGGTCAAATATTATCCACCATTGTTACTGTGACCACATGGCTCTTGTCAGCCTAGCCTGTAGTTCTACTGCCAGAAATGCTGCAGTTGGGATTGCtgtgattgtttgttttgttggaaTTGATATATCTGTGATTTTTGTCTCTTATGTGAAAATCCTGTTTGTAGTGCTAAGGGCTGCTGCAGGAGAGCAAAGATCAAAAGCAATTCATACTTGTAGTAATCACTTAATTGTcatgatgtgtttttatttcataggAAGTGTTACTTTTCTCTCAAGAAATCTTCAAATTCCAATTCCAGTTGATGTTAATACCTTTCTGGGAGTCACATATATTCTGTTTCCTGCTTGTATAAATCCAATTATCTATGGTGTCCGAACCAAAGAGATAAAGATTGCACTGATCAAAATATTCAAATTGCATGTAAATAGAATTTTCACTGTAAAGGTTTCAACTGTCAAGTTATGA